The Punica granatum isolate Tunisia-2019 chromosome 4, ASM765513v2, whole genome shotgun sequence genome has a window encoding:
- the LOC116203953 gene encoding unconventional prefoldin RPB5 interactor isoform X1, with protein MESRRVRGESNTDGMAERARGTVTSLASMFPAEEVRKAAERVEEAIAEKRKEVERFREFISDNSNLVNLVQKLPEELHHDVMVPFGKAAFFPGRLIHTNEFMVLLGEGYFVERTSKQTVEILKRRGKYLESNANAAKAVVEDLKAEASFFGSTASELAEDLVEIREELSDEESDASVPESGPHEQGSNSYEGYKGKVPNQDEEYARIMARLDELEKEELAAERADDYDEEDTIPADSDIFPEKSSFSDEKSTDSMYSGQNLAVQSKDRHASTEEILGKRQEDPHFLEQLNDSMEQLDGLKVQSPQKGDKSSMEIQKSKHDMNTSRIAEVDPVHSAVKESRQVPPLQSSKPSHDSLKAFTGSIIEHPVNLPMKPGQQSGTSSQVELLISLSSLPSPSMLFFYAIDNHNDHVSSQRIRFTHLSNLFRLLVLNLLNLFRGSRCGKDSCLQAHLPASRTLIWTLLSLMNIIAFKWLYYKYIKTFLSFSSSILGFSFCPNSVYIANL; from the exons ATGGAGTCGCGGAGGGTCAGGGGGGAGAGTAACACGGACGGCATGGCTGAAAGGGCGAGGGGGACAGTGACGTCACTGGCGTCGATGTTCCCGGCGGAGGAGGTGAGAAAGGCGGCGGAGCGGGTGGAAGAGGCAATCGCGGAGAAGCGCAAGGAGGTGGAACGCTTTCGGGAGTTCATCTCCGACAACAGCAACCTCGTCAACCTCGTCCAGAAGCTCCCCGAGGAGCTTCATCACGACGTCATG GTTCCCTTTGGAAAAGCTGCTTTCTTTCCGGGTCGTTTGATTCACACCAATGAGTTCATG GTTCTCCTTGGAGAAGGTTACTTTGTCGAAAGAACTTCCAAACAAACTGTTGAGATTCtcaagaggagaggaaaaTATTTAGAGTCCAACGCCAACGCTGCAAAGGCTGTGGTAGAGGACTTGAAAGCGGAggcttctttttttggtaGCACAGCTTCTGAACTTGCG GAAGACCTTGTGGAGATACGAGAAGAACTTAGTGATGAAGAATCTGATGCAAGTGTACCAGAGTCAG GGCCACATGAGCAAGGCTCTAATTCTTATGAAGGATATAAAGGGAAAGTTCCAAATCAAGATGAAGAATATGCTCGCATCATGGCCAGGTTGGATGAACTAGAGAAAGAGGAACTGGCTGCTGAAAGAGCTGATGATTATGATGAGGAAGACACCATTCCAGCTGATTCTGATATTTTTCCAGAGAAAAGTTCTTTTTCTGATGAGAAGTCAACAGATTCAATG TATTCTGGGCAGAATCTAGCGGTGCAGTCTAAAGATAGGCATGCAAGTACTGAAGAAATCCTGGGTAAAAGGCAAGAAGATCCACATTTTCTTGAACAATTAAAC GATTCCATGGAGCAGTTGGATGGCTTAAAAGTGCAATCTCCACAAAAAG GTGATAAATCATCTATGGAAATACAAAAGTCGAAGCATGATATGAATACTTCCAGGATTGCTGAGGTGGATCCAGTGCATTCTGCAGTGAAGGAGAGCAGACAG GTTCCTCCTTTGCAGAGCTCGAAACCAAGCCATGACAGTCTCAAG GCTTTTACGGGTTCTATCATTGAGCATCCTGTCAATTTACCAATGAAACCAGGTCAACAGTCTGGAACTTCATCACAGGTAGAATTGCTGATTTCTTTGTCCTCTCTTCCCTCTCCCTCTATGCTTTTCTTTTATGCTATAGATAATCACAATGATCATGTATCCTCCCAGCGCATTCGCTTTACCCATTTGTCTAACCTTTTCAGGCTTCTGGTTCTGAACCTACTAAACCTGTTTCGCGGTTCAAGATGCGGAAAAGATAGCTGCTTGCAAGCTCATTTACCTGCGTCAAGAACACTCATATGGACTTTATTAAGTCTCATGAATATAATCGCATTCAAATggttatattataaatatatcaaaactTTCTTGTCCTTCTCGAGCAGTATATTGGGTTTTTCGTTTTGCCCAAATTCCGTATATATTGCTAATCTATGA
- the LOC116204528 gene encoding ADP,ATP carrier protein 3, mitochondrial-like, whose amino-acid sequence MADGLQHPSIIQKIHGQSYLISRLPPNLSSRNCGISNNNLIYTNGGSKNPVYPVFQGTALGLLSPLSPFTVAAPTEKATTGFAMDFLMGGVSAAVSKTAAAPIERVKLLIQNQDEMIKAGRLSEPYKGITDCFARTVKDEGILSLWRGNTANVIRYFPTQALNFAFKDYFKRLFNFKKDRDGYWKWFAGNLASGGAAGASSLLFVYSLDYARTRLANDAKHAKKGGERQFNGLIDVYKKTIKSDGVAGLYRGFNISCVGIIVYRGLYFGMYDSLKPVVLVDGLQDSFLASFLLGWGITIGAGLASYPIDTVRRRMMMTSGEAVKYKSSFHAFNQIIKNEGAKSLFKGAGANILRAVAGAGVLAGYDKLQLLLFGKKYGSGGG is encoded by the exons ATGGCTGATGGTTTGCAGCATCCATCAATCATCCAGAAAATACATGGGCAGTCTTATCTTATATCAAGGCTTCCCCCCAACTTAAGTAGCCGAAACTGTGGGATAAGCAACAATAATTTGATTTACACCAATGGAGGATCAAAGAATCCTGTGTACCCAGTATTCCAGGGGACCGCCCTGGGACTTTTGTCACCCCTTTCTCCCTTTACCGTCGCAGCTCCTACAGAAAAAGCTACAACTGGGTTTGCGATGGATTTTCTCATGGGAGGTGTTTCTGCAGCTGTTTCGAAGACAGCTGCTGCTCCAATTGAGCGTGTTAAACTCTTGATCCAAAATCAAGATGAAATGATTAAGGCGGGTCGGCTCTCTGAACCATACAAGGGTATCACTGATTGTTTTGCCAGGACTGTCAAGGATGAAGGCATCCTCTCTCTTTGGAGAGGTAACACTGCAAATGTCATCAGATACTTCCCTACACAG GCGCTCAACTTTGCATTCAAGGACTACTTCAAAAGGCTATTCAACTTCAAGAAGGACAGAGATGGCTATTGGAAGTGGTTTGCTGGCAACTTGGCATCCGGTGGAGCTGCTGGTGCCTCGTCTCTTCTATTTGTGTATTCCCTGGATTACGCACGAACTCGTCTAGCTAATGATGCCAAGCATGCTAAGAAGGGCGGAGAGAGGCAGTTTAATGGCTTGATCGATGTTTACAAGAAGACAATTAAATCTGATGGCGTTGCCGGTCTTTACCGTGGATTCAACATATCATGTGTTGGCATCATCGTTTACCGTGGGCTCTACTTTGGGATGTACGATTCTTTGAAGCCTGTGGTTCTTGTTGATGGTCTGCAG GATAGTTTCCTGGCTAGTTTCTTGCTGGGATGGGGAATCACGATTGGTGCTGGGCTGGCTTCTTACCCGATCGATACAGTTCGACggaggatgatgatgacgtCGGGAGAAGCTGTCAAGTACAAGAGCTCCTTCCATGCATTCAATCAgatcatcaagaatgaaggtGCCAAGTCTCTCTTCAAGGGTGCCGGCGCTAACATCCTCCGTGCAGTTGCTGGTGCTGGTGTGCTCGCGGGTTATGACAAGCTGCAGCTCCTCCTGTTCGGAAAGAAATATGGGTCTGGCGGCGGCTAA
- the LOC116203953 gene encoding RNA polymerase II subunit 5-mediating protein homolog isoform X3 yields the protein MESRRVRGESNTDGMAERARGTVTSLASMFPAEEVRKAAERVEEAIAEKRKEVERFREFISDNSNLVNLVQKLPEELHHDVMVPFGKAAFFPGRLIHTNEFMVLLGEGYFVERTSKQTVEILKRRGKYLESNANAAKAVVEDLKAEASFFGSTASELAEDLVEIREELSDEESDASVPESGPHEQGSNSYEGYKGKVPNQDEEYARIMARLDELEKEELAAERADDYDEEDTIPADSDIFPEKSSFSDEKSTDSMYSGQNLAVQSKDRHASTEEILGKRQEDPHFLEQLNDSMEQLDGLKVQSPQKGDKSSMEIQKSKHDMNTSRIAEVDPVHSAVKESRQVPPLQSSKPSHDSLKAFTGSIIEHPVNLPMKPGQQSGTSSQASGSEPTKPVSRFKMRKR from the exons ATGGAGTCGCGGAGGGTCAGGGGGGAGAGTAACACGGACGGCATGGCTGAAAGGGCGAGGGGGACAGTGACGTCACTGGCGTCGATGTTCCCGGCGGAGGAGGTGAGAAAGGCGGCGGAGCGGGTGGAAGAGGCAATCGCGGAGAAGCGCAAGGAGGTGGAACGCTTTCGGGAGTTCATCTCCGACAACAGCAACCTCGTCAACCTCGTCCAGAAGCTCCCCGAGGAGCTTCATCACGACGTCATG GTTCCCTTTGGAAAAGCTGCTTTCTTTCCGGGTCGTTTGATTCACACCAATGAGTTCATG GTTCTCCTTGGAGAAGGTTACTTTGTCGAAAGAACTTCCAAACAAACTGTTGAGATTCtcaagaggagaggaaaaTATTTAGAGTCCAACGCCAACGCTGCAAAGGCTGTGGTAGAGGACTTGAAAGCGGAggcttctttttttggtaGCACAGCTTCTGAACTTGCG GAAGACCTTGTGGAGATACGAGAAGAACTTAGTGATGAAGAATCTGATGCAAGTGTACCAGAGTCAG GGCCACATGAGCAAGGCTCTAATTCTTATGAAGGATATAAAGGGAAAGTTCCAAATCAAGATGAAGAATATGCTCGCATCATGGCCAGGTTGGATGAACTAGAGAAAGAGGAACTGGCTGCTGAAAGAGCTGATGATTATGATGAGGAAGACACCATTCCAGCTGATTCTGATATTTTTCCAGAGAAAAGTTCTTTTTCTGATGAGAAGTCAACAGATTCAATG TATTCTGGGCAGAATCTAGCGGTGCAGTCTAAAGATAGGCATGCAAGTACTGAAGAAATCCTGGGTAAAAGGCAAGAAGATCCACATTTTCTTGAACAATTAAAC GATTCCATGGAGCAGTTGGATGGCTTAAAAGTGCAATCTCCACAAAAAG GTGATAAATCATCTATGGAAATACAAAAGTCGAAGCATGATATGAATACTTCCAGGATTGCTGAGGTGGATCCAGTGCATTCTGCAGTGAAGGAGAGCAGACAG GTTCCTCCTTTGCAGAGCTCGAAACCAAGCCATGACAGTCTCAAG GCTTTTACGGGTTCTATCATTGAGCATCCTGTCAATTTACCAATGAAACCAGGTCAACAGTCTGGAACTTCATCACAG GCTTCTGGTTCTGAACCTACTAAACCTGTTTCGCGGTTCAAGATGCGGAAAAGATAG
- the LOC116203953 gene encoding RNA polymerase II subunit 5-mediating protein homolog isoform X4: MESRRVRGESNTDGMAERARGTVTSLASMFPAEEVRKAAERVEEAIAEKRKEVERFREFISDNSNLVNLVQKLPEELHHDVMVPFGKAAFFPGRLIHTNEFMVLLGEGYFVERTSKQTVEILKRRGKYLESNANAAKAVVEDLKAEASFFGSTASELAEDLVEIREELSDEESDASVPESGPHEQGSNSYEGYKGKVPNQDEEYARIMARLDELEKEELAAERADDYDEEDTIPADSDIFPEKSSFSDEKSTDSMNLAVQSKDRHASTEEILGKRQEDPHFLEQLNDSMEQLDGLKVQSPQKGDKSSMEIQKSKHDMNTSRIAEVDPVHSAVKESRQVPPLQSSKPSHDSLKAFTGSIIEHPVNLPMKPGQQSGTSSQASGSEPTKPVSRFKMRKR, translated from the exons ATGGAGTCGCGGAGGGTCAGGGGGGAGAGTAACACGGACGGCATGGCTGAAAGGGCGAGGGGGACAGTGACGTCACTGGCGTCGATGTTCCCGGCGGAGGAGGTGAGAAAGGCGGCGGAGCGGGTGGAAGAGGCAATCGCGGAGAAGCGCAAGGAGGTGGAACGCTTTCGGGAGTTCATCTCCGACAACAGCAACCTCGTCAACCTCGTCCAGAAGCTCCCCGAGGAGCTTCATCACGACGTCATG GTTCCCTTTGGAAAAGCTGCTTTCTTTCCGGGTCGTTTGATTCACACCAATGAGTTCATG GTTCTCCTTGGAGAAGGTTACTTTGTCGAAAGAACTTCCAAACAAACTGTTGAGATTCtcaagaggagaggaaaaTATTTAGAGTCCAACGCCAACGCTGCAAAGGCTGTGGTAGAGGACTTGAAAGCGGAggcttctttttttggtaGCACAGCTTCTGAACTTGCG GAAGACCTTGTGGAGATACGAGAAGAACTTAGTGATGAAGAATCTGATGCAAGTGTACCAGAGTCAG GGCCACATGAGCAAGGCTCTAATTCTTATGAAGGATATAAAGGGAAAGTTCCAAATCAAGATGAAGAATATGCTCGCATCATGGCCAGGTTGGATGAACTAGAGAAAGAGGAACTGGCTGCTGAAAGAGCTGATGATTATGATGAGGAAGACACCATTCCAGCTGATTCTGATATTTTTCCAGAGAAAAGTTCTTTTTCTGATGAGAAGTCAACAGATTCAATG AATCTAGCGGTGCAGTCTAAAGATAGGCATGCAAGTACTGAAGAAATCCTGGGTAAAAGGCAAGAAGATCCACATTTTCTTGAACAATTAAAC GATTCCATGGAGCAGTTGGATGGCTTAAAAGTGCAATCTCCACAAAAAG GTGATAAATCATCTATGGAAATACAAAAGTCGAAGCATGATATGAATACTTCCAGGATTGCTGAGGTGGATCCAGTGCATTCTGCAGTGAAGGAGAGCAGACAG GTTCCTCCTTTGCAGAGCTCGAAACCAAGCCATGACAGTCTCAAG GCTTTTACGGGTTCTATCATTGAGCATCCTGTCAATTTACCAATGAAACCAGGTCAACAGTCTGGAACTTCATCACAG GCTTCTGGTTCTGAACCTACTAAACCTGTTTCGCGGTTCAAGATGCGGAAAAGATAG
- the LOC116204527 gene encoding mitotic checkpoint serine/threonine-protein kinase BUB1, whose product MAVILSESGDASSAPAPHDDLGLWLLSVTKKLAELKSGSTSPQDTNKVLSDGIRMFKENPRYQNDPRFLKLWIVYLDTFEDFKSVTREMEESKLWSGNSFFYELYALYLESKGQLNEAFRVYQIAIARNAKPIARLKKAQAAFLLRMSRIVESASLPETEDGDLGKSEEDKINPWSMSTTKDLLEKLAPQLMKCDGYISSAKPYSGKVALSSLRNSSRNKIIEIGGKKYQIKGCAGQGGFAQVYRAYVNSNPDDVVALKIQKPAFPWEFYMYRQLDLRIAEPERSAFGLAHKMHVFQDCSILVCDYLSHGTLQDAINSYLVTGKSMEEVLCIYYTTEMLYMLENLHRAHIIHGDFKADNLLIRYASDNLSEEDFLDRGGPWASQGLCLVDWGRGIDLKLFPENIEFNGDSRTSGFRCVEMQEKKPWKYQVDIYGLCVVVHMMLHGSYMEVVKKSSSDGNFYKPKSSFKRYWKVDLWEKLFSKLLNTSHANYDPNLLKDIRHSLKDYMRSNPQLIRKLKELLAKQRASLCSA is encoded by the exons ATGGCCGTTATTCTGTCGGAATCCGGCGACGCCTCCTCAGCCCCTGCCCCTCACGACGACCTCGGGCTCTGGCTCCT GTCGGTGACGAAGAAGCTGGCGGAGCTGAAGTCCGGCAGCACTTCCCCTCAAGACACCAACAAGGTCCTGTCCGATGGAATCCGCATGTTCAAGGAAAATCCtcggtaccaaaatgaccctAGGTTTCTCAAGCTCTGGATTGTTTAT TTGGATACTTTCGAAGATTTCAAAAGTGTCACCAGAGAGATGGAGGAAAGCAAACTTTGGTCTGGCAACTCGTTCTTCTATGAATTGTATGCGTTGTATCTGGAATCGAAAGGGCAGTTAAACGAGGCTTTTAGGGTTTACCAAATTGCCATCGCAAG GAATGCCAAACCAATTGCGAGGTTGAAGAAAGCACAAGCAGCCTTTCTACTTAGAATGTCTCGTATTGTCGAAAGTGCTTCACTTCCGGAG ACTGAGGATGGTGACCTTGGAAAGTCTGAGGAAGATAAAATTAATCCGTGGTCCATGTCCACCACAAAAGATCTACTTGAGAAGCTTGCTCCTCAACTCATGAAATGTGAT GGATACATTTCTAGTGCTAAACCATACTCTGGGAAAGTAGCATTGTCTTCTCTTCGCAACTCTTcaagaaacaaaattattgAGATAG GTGGAAAGAAGTACCAGATCAAAGGATGTGCCGGCCAAGGTGGATTTGCTCAAGTATACAGAGCATATGTAAACAGTAACCCTGATGATGTTGTTGCCCTGAAG ATACAAAAGCCTGCATTTCCATGGGAGTTTTACATGTATCGACAACTTGATTTGCGCATTGCAGAACCAGAA AGATCTGCCTTTGGGCTTGCCCACAAAATGCATGTCTTTCAAGACTGCAGCATACTTGTCTGCGACTATTTATCCCATGGAACCCTTCAG GATGCCATCAATAGTTATTTGGTCACGGGAAAGTCCATGGAGGAAGTACTTTGCATCTACTACACTACGGAAATGCTGTACATGTTGGAAAATTTGCACAGAGCTCATATAATACATGGAGATTTCAAGGCCGACAACCTTCTTATTCGATATGCTAG CGACAATCTATCGGAAGAAGATTTTCTTGATCGTGGTGGCCCATGGGCTAGCCAG GGTCTGTGTCTTGTGGACTGGGGGAGGGGAATAGATCTCAAACTTTTCCCAGAAAATATAGAGTTCAATGGAGATTCCCGCACTTCTGGCTTTCGTTGTGTGGAAATGCAAGAGAAGAAGCCATGGAAGTACCAG GTAGACATTTATGGCCTCTGTGTTGTTGTCCACATGATGTTACACGGTTCTTACATGGAGGTCGTAAAGAAAAGCTCCTCTGATGGCAACTTTTACAAGCCAAAATCCTCTTTCAAGCG GTACTGGAAAGTAGACCTGTGGGAAAAACTGTTCTCGAAGCTACTTAATACGAGCCATGCCAACTATGACCCGAACTTGTTGAAGGATATCAGGCACTCGCTTAAAGATTACATGCGCTCCAACCCTCAGCTCATCAGGAAACTCAAGGAATTACTGGCGAAGCAGAGGGCGTCCCTGTGTTCGGCGTAG
- the LOC116203953 gene encoding RNA polymerase II subunit 5-mediating protein homolog isoform X2 → MESRRVRGESNTDGMAERARGTVTSLASMFPAEEVRKAAERVEEAIAEKRKEVERFREFISDNSNLVNLVQKLPEELHHDVMVPFGKAAFFPGRLIHTNEFMVLLGEGYFVERTSKQTVEILKRRGKYLESNANAAKAVVEDLKAEASFFGSTASELAEDLVEIREELSDEESDASVPESGPHEQGSNSYEGYKGKVPNQDEEYARIMARLDELEKEELAAERADDYDEEDTIPADSDIFPEKSSFSDEKSTDSMNLAVQSKDRHASTEEILGKRQEDPHFLEQLNDSMEQLDGLKVQSPQKGDKSSMEIQKSKHDMNTSRIAEVDPVHSAVKESRQVPPLQSSKPSHDSLKAFTGSIIEHPVNLPMKPGQQSGTSSQVELLISLSSLPSPSMLFFYAIDNHNDHVSSQRIRFTHLSNLFRLLVLNLLNLFRGSRCGKDSCLQAHLPASRTLIWTLLSLMNIIAFKWLYYKYIKTFLSFSSSILGFSFCPNSVYIANL, encoded by the exons ATGGAGTCGCGGAGGGTCAGGGGGGAGAGTAACACGGACGGCATGGCTGAAAGGGCGAGGGGGACAGTGACGTCACTGGCGTCGATGTTCCCGGCGGAGGAGGTGAGAAAGGCGGCGGAGCGGGTGGAAGAGGCAATCGCGGAGAAGCGCAAGGAGGTGGAACGCTTTCGGGAGTTCATCTCCGACAACAGCAACCTCGTCAACCTCGTCCAGAAGCTCCCCGAGGAGCTTCATCACGACGTCATG GTTCCCTTTGGAAAAGCTGCTTTCTTTCCGGGTCGTTTGATTCACACCAATGAGTTCATG GTTCTCCTTGGAGAAGGTTACTTTGTCGAAAGAACTTCCAAACAAACTGTTGAGATTCtcaagaggagaggaaaaTATTTAGAGTCCAACGCCAACGCTGCAAAGGCTGTGGTAGAGGACTTGAAAGCGGAggcttctttttttggtaGCACAGCTTCTGAACTTGCG GAAGACCTTGTGGAGATACGAGAAGAACTTAGTGATGAAGAATCTGATGCAAGTGTACCAGAGTCAG GGCCACATGAGCAAGGCTCTAATTCTTATGAAGGATATAAAGGGAAAGTTCCAAATCAAGATGAAGAATATGCTCGCATCATGGCCAGGTTGGATGAACTAGAGAAAGAGGAACTGGCTGCTGAAAGAGCTGATGATTATGATGAGGAAGACACCATTCCAGCTGATTCTGATATTTTTCCAGAGAAAAGTTCTTTTTCTGATGAGAAGTCAACAGATTCAATG AATCTAGCGGTGCAGTCTAAAGATAGGCATGCAAGTACTGAAGAAATCCTGGGTAAAAGGCAAGAAGATCCACATTTTCTTGAACAATTAAAC GATTCCATGGAGCAGTTGGATGGCTTAAAAGTGCAATCTCCACAAAAAG GTGATAAATCATCTATGGAAATACAAAAGTCGAAGCATGATATGAATACTTCCAGGATTGCTGAGGTGGATCCAGTGCATTCTGCAGTGAAGGAGAGCAGACAG GTTCCTCCTTTGCAGAGCTCGAAACCAAGCCATGACAGTCTCAAG GCTTTTACGGGTTCTATCATTGAGCATCCTGTCAATTTACCAATGAAACCAGGTCAACAGTCTGGAACTTCATCACAGGTAGAATTGCTGATTTCTTTGTCCTCTCTTCCCTCTCCCTCTATGCTTTTCTTTTATGCTATAGATAATCACAATGATCATGTATCCTCCCAGCGCATTCGCTTTACCCATTTGTCTAACCTTTTCAGGCTTCTGGTTCTGAACCTACTAAACCTGTTTCGCGGTTCAAGATGCGGAAAAGATAGCTGCTTGCAAGCTCATTTACCTGCGTCAAGAACACTCATATGGACTTTATTAAGTCTCATGAATATAATCGCATTCAAATggttatattataaatatatcaaaactTTCTTGTCCTTCTCGAGCAGTATATTGGGTTTTTCGTTTTGCCCAAATTCCGTATATATTGCTAATCTATGA